A DNA window from Mesorhizobium sp. C432A contains the following coding sequences:
- a CDS encoding ABC transporter ATP-binding protein — protein MAEIRVQHLRKAFGDFVAVQDSSFVVEDGEFFVMLGPSGCGKTTTLRMVAGLELPTGGQILLGGEDVTMRRARERDIAFVFQLFALYPHMNVRKNIGFPLLAQGMPSAEIRSRVEETAKLLRIDHLLNKSVSGLAGGDRQRVALGRAIVRRPKCFLMDEPLGTLDTEFRDLMVHELRELHNRIHATTVYVTHDQMEAMSMADKIAVMNHGVIEQFGSPREIYDRPATMFVADFIGSPPMNFLGFGGGLAKGAKEIVVQGAKVAVPEVREEIAPADMALGIRPEHIRFDDASKLRGTIYGTEYLGTTQIVAVETADGIIKARVPAEIRLAAGDHVGLTLNSARLSLFDKGSGRAVRTAIHDTASQGRAQHG, from the coding sequence ATGGCCGAAATCCGCGTCCAACATTTGAGAAAGGCCTTCGGCGATTTCGTCGCGGTGCAGGATTCCAGCTTCGTCGTCGAAGATGGTGAGTTCTTCGTCATGCTTGGTCCCTCGGGCTGCGGCAAGACGACGACGCTGCGCATGGTCGCCGGCCTCGAATTGCCGACCGGCGGCCAGATCCTGCTCGGCGGCGAGGACGTCACCATGCGCCGGGCGCGCGAACGCGACATCGCCTTCGTCTTCCAGCTGTTCGCGCTCTATCCGCATATGAACGTGCGCAAGAACATCGGCTTCCCGCTTCTCGCGCAAGGCATGCCCTCGGCCGAGATTCGAAGCCGTGTCGAGGAAACGGCGAAGCTGCTGCGCATCGACCATCTGCTCAACAAATCGGTCTCGGGCCTTGCCGGCGGTGACCGCCAGCGCGTGGCGCTCGGTCGCGCCATCGTGCGACGGCCAAAATGCTTCCTGATGGACGAGCCGCTCGGCACGCTCGACACCGAATTCCGCGATCTGATGGTGCATGAGCTGCGCGAGCTGCACAACCGCATCCACGCCACCACCGTCTATGTCACGCACGACCAGATGGAAGCGATGTCGATGGCCGACAAGATCGCCGTCATGAACCATGGCGTCATCGAACAGTTCGGCAGCCCGCGCGAAATCTACGACCGCCCGGCAACCATGTTCGTCGCCGACTTCATCGGCTCGCCGCCGATGAATTTCCTGGGCTTCGGTGGCGGGCTGGCGAAGGGGGCGAAGGAAATCGTCGTCCAGGGCGCCAAGGTGGCGGTGCCGGAAGTGCGCGAGGAAATTGCGCCCGCCGACATGGCGCTCGGCATCCGTCCCGAGCACATCCGTTTCGACGATGCGTCGAAACTGCGCGGCACCATCTACGGCACCGAATATCTCGGCACGACGCAGATCGTGGCGGTGGAGACGGCGGACGGCATCATCAAGGCGCGGGTGCCGGCCGAAATCCGGCTCGCTGCCGGCGATCATGTCGGGCTAACGTTGAACAGCGCGCGGCTGTCGCTGTTCGACAAGGGCTCGGGTCGGGCGGTGCGCACCGCGATCCACGATACCGCCTCTCAAGGGAGAGCGCAGCATGGCTGA
- the dhaK gene encoding dihydroxyacetone kinase subunit DhaK: MKKFMNSVDTVLTESLNGFVAAHADILVLGEEHKFIRRKVMKPGKVALISGGGSGHEPLHAGFVGHGMLDAACPGQVFTSPTPDQILAAAAAVDTGAGCLFIVKNYEGDVMNFDMAGEMADGVLQVVINDDVAVENSSFTTGRRGVAGTLVVEKIVGAAAEQGMALADLKALGGRINSATRSMGVALTSCTVPAAGRPTFEIGDGEMEFGVGIHGEPGRRRDTLKSADAIAEEICAAILGDLGDRAKGPALLFINGFGGTPLMELYLMYNSARNIFEKQGVTVTRSLVGSYVTSLDMAGCSITLTMLDDEATSMWDAPVHTAALRWGL, encoded by the coding sequence ATGAAGAAGTTTATGAATTCCGTCGACACGGTGCTGACCGAAAGCCTCAACGGCTTCGTTGCAGCTCATGCCGACATCCTGGTGCTGGGCGAGGAGCACAAATTTATTCGCCGCAAGGTGATGAAGCCGGGGAAGGTGGCGCTGATCTCGGGCGGCGGTTCCGGCCACGAGCCGTTGCATGCCGGCTTTGTCGGTCACGGCATGCTGGACGCCGCCTGCCCCGGCCAGGTCTTCACCTCGCCAACGCCGGACCAGATACTGGCGGCGGCCGCCGCCGTCGATACCGGCGCCGGCTGCCTGTTCATCGTCAAGAACTATGAAGGCGACGTGATGAATTTCGACATGGCCGGCGAAATGGCCGACGGCGTCCTGCAGGTGGTGATCAATGATGACGTCGCCGTCGAGAATTCGTCCTTTACGACCGGCCGGCGCGGCGTCGCCGGCACGCTGGTGGTGGAGAAGATCGTCGGCGCCGCCGCCGAGCAAGGCATGGCGCTGGCGGATCTCAAGGCGCTCGGCGGTCGCATCAACAGCGCGACGCGTTCGATGGGCGTGGCGCTGACCAGTTGCACGGTGCCGGCGGCCGGCAGGCCGACCTTCGAGATTGGCGATGGCGAGATGGAATTCGGCGTCGGCATTCATGGCGAGCCCGGCCGGCGTCGCGACACGTTGAAAAGCGCCGATGCGATCGCCGAAGAGATTTGCGCCGCGATCCTGGGCGATCTCGGCGACAGGGCGAAAGGCCCGGCACTGTTGTTCATCAACGGCTTTGGCGGCACGCCGCTGATGGAGCTCTATCTGATGTACAACAGCGCCCGAAACATCTTCGAAAAACAGGGCGTGACGGTGACCCGCTCGCTGGTCGGGTCCTACGTGACATCGCTCGACATGGCCGGCTGCTCGATCACGCTGACCATGCTGGATGACGAGGCAACGTCAATGTGGGACGCGCCGGTGCACACAGCCGCGCTGCGCTGGGGACTGTAA
- a CDS encoding carbohydrate ABC transporter permease yields MSLTTAHSVVAPSANSKRIAGTIIVLYALISIVPLLWIFATSFKTPPDSIAYPPKILFQPSIEGYCNLFTTRTRQTPDYINSLGPATGFCDETSRKRNMVIAGPSNFLPRFVNSLIIAFGSTFCAVFLGTLSAYGFSRFKVPLADDLLFFILSTRFMPPIAVAIPIYLMYRELGLSDTALGMILLYTAVNVSLAVWLLKGFIDEIPREYEEAAMIDGYTRLQAFWRTVLPQATTGIAATAIFCLIFAWNEYAFAALLTSGTAQTAPPFIPTIIGEGGQDWPAVAAGTTIFLVPILVFTILLRKQLLRGITFGAVRK; encoded by the coding sequence ATGAGCCTGACCACCGCCCACTCCGTCGTCGCCCCCTCGGCCAATTCGAAGCGGATCGCCGGCACGATCATCGTGCTCTACGCGCTGATCTCGATCGTGCCGTTGCTGTGGATCTTCGCCACCAGCTTCAAGACGCCGCCGGATTCGATCGCCTATCCGCCCAAGATTCTGTTCCAGCCGAGCATCGAGGGCTATTGCAACCTGTTCACGACGCGCACCAGGCAAACGCCCGACTACATCAACTCGCTCGGACCCGCGACCGGTTTCTGCGACGAGACCTCGCGCAAGCGCAACATGGTGATTGCCGGCCCGTCCAACTTCCTGCCGCGCTTCGTCAACTCACTGATCATCGCCTTCGGTTCCACCTTCTGCGCCGTATTCCTCGGCACGCTCTCGGCCTACGGTTTCTCGCGCTTCAAGGTGCCGCTGGCCGATGACCTCTTGTTCTTCATCCTGTCGACGCGCTTCATGCCACCGATCGCGGTCGCCATTCCCATCTACCTGATGTACCGCGAGCTCGGCCTGTCCGACACCGCGCTCGGCATGATCCTGCTCTACACCGCGGTCAACGTGTCGCTCGCGGTGTGGCTGCTGAAAGGCTTCATCGACGAGATCCCGCGCGAGTATGAAGAAGCGGCGATGATCGACGGCTATACCAGGCTGCAGGCCTTCTGGCGCACCGTGCTGCCGCAAGCGACCACCGGCATCGCCGCGACCGCCATCTTCTGCCTGATCTTTGCCTGGAACGAATATGCATTCGCGGCCCTGCTGACCTCCGGCACGGCGCAGACCGCACCGCCCTTCATCCCGACCATTATCGGTGAAGGCGGCCAGGACTGGCCGGCGGTGGCGGCGGGCACGACGATCTTCCTGGTGCCGATCCTGGTCTTCACCATCCTGCTACGCAAGCAGTTGCTGCGCGGCATCACTTTCGGCGCGGTTCGCAAATGA
- a CDS encoding ABC transporter ATP-binding protein codes for MADVHIKGVTKSFGDHVAVDGLDLNIADGEFVVLLGPTGAGKTTTLRLIAGLERPDGGTIHIGDHDATTLSPAERDTAFVFQQYSLYPHLSVYDNLAFPLRSPARKVPEDQIRRRVEEVAKMVRIHHKLANRSTKLSGGEMQRVAIGRALVRKPSIYLMDEPLSSLDAKLRADLRLELKRIQAELGATMLYVTHDQIEAMTMADRIGILNDGVLVQIGTPRTIYSEPANLHVAARLGQPAINLLPAGLLPDGGAPTGTKTIGARTEHLSIEKTASGHADGVVDWVEHLGDQNHLHVTVGPKKLVTLTDPDTDLAEGDKVVIRYRSPLYFGADGQRLM; via the coding sequence ATGGCTGACGTGCACATCAAGGGCGTGACCAAAAGCTTCGGCGACCATGTCGCCGTCGATGGCCTCGACCTTAACATCGCCGATGGCGAATTCGTCGTGCTGCTCGGCCCGACCGGCGCCGGCAAGACGACGACGCTGAGATTGATCGCCGGACTGGAGCGGCCGGATGGCGGCACGATCCATATTGGCGACCACGATGCGACGACGCTGTCGCCGGCCGAGCGCGACACCGCTTTCGTCTTCCAGCAATATTCGCTCTACCCGCATCTGTCAGTCTACGACAACCTCGCCTTCCCGCTGCGCTCGCCGGCGCGGAAAGTACCGGAGGACCAGATTCGCCGCCGCGTCGAAGAGGTGGCAAAGATGGTGCGCATCCACCACAAGCTCGCCAACCGCTCGACCAAGCTGTCGGGCGGCGAGATGCAGCGCGTCGCCATCGGCCGAGCGTTGGTGCGCAAACCGTCGATCTATCTGATGGACGAACCGCTGTCGTCGCTGGATGCCAAATTGCGCGCCGATCTCAGGCTCGAACTCAAGCGCATCCAGGCCGAACTCGGCGCCACCATGCTCTATGTCACGCACGACCAGATCGAGGCGATGACCATGGCCGATCGCATCGGCATCCTCAATGACGGCGTGCTGGTGCAGATCGGCACGCCGCGCACAATCTATTCGGAGCCGGCCAACCTTCATGTCGCGGCCCGCCTCGGCCAGCCGGCGATCAACCTGCTGCCGGCCGGGCTGCTGCCTGATGGTGGGGCGCCGACCGGAACCAAGACCATCGGCGCGCGCACCGAGCATCTGTCGATCGAGAAGACCGCAAGCGGCCATGCCGACGGCGTCGTCGACTGGGTCGAACATCTCGGGGACCAGAACCATCTGCATGTTACGGTCGGCCCGAAGAAACTGGTGACGCTCACCGACCCCGATACGGATCTGGCCGAGGGCGACAAAGTGGTGATCCGCTACCGCTCGCCACTTTATTTCGGCGCCGACGGACAAAGACTGATGTGA
- a CDS encoding HPr family phosphocarrier protein yields MSAFAEATVLITHEVGLHARPSVKFTKLAKSFAAEVEIALAANGPWFDAKSIVKVMAARAPKGTMLHIRATGDGADDAVRALAELVRRGFDEDAGHARTA; encoded by the coding sequence ATGTCCGCATTTGCCGAGGCCACCGTCCTGATCACCCACGAGGTAGGTCTGCACGCGCGCCCTTCGGTGAAGTTCACCAAGCTTGCCAAGAGCTTTGCCGCCGAGGTGGAGATTGCGCTTGCCGCCAACGGCCCATGGTTCGACGCCAAGAGCATCGTCAAGGTGATGGCGGCCAGGGCGCCGAAAGGCACCATGCTGCACATCCGGGCCACAGGCGACGGCGCCGATGATGCCGTGAGAGCGCTGGCCGAGCTGGTGCGACGCGGTTTCGACGAGGATGCGGGCCATGCCCGAACCGCTTAG
- a CDS encoding dihydroxyacetone kinase subunit DhaK, whose amino-acid sequence MKHFFNRRETIVTEALDGLLRTIGSGDLARLDGYPEIKVVLRADWDKAKVAVVSGGGAGHEPSHAGFVGKGMLTAAVSGEIFASPSVEAVLAAIRAVTGPAGCLLIVKNYTGDRLNFGLAAEKARAEGFRVEMAIVADDIALPDINQPRGVAGTLFVHKISGHLSETGSGLTAIATAARAAAKDIISLGMSLSSCSIPGQPHEERFGENDGELGLGIHGEPGVERIAVQSADRLVAIMAERLAARLDPNASHALLINNLGSVPPLEMSLVANAVLASPLAKTVKLAIGPGPLMTALNMNGFSLSLIKLDAAREAALLAPVGPHAWMPAKTVVAPAIVPMAKAAGNSAAQRASQDSGTRRLIITVCERLIALEETLNGLDAKAGDGDTGSTVATGARSVLERLDALPLADPAATLAAIGDSLGVAMGGSSGVLLSIFFTAAAQASNGGATLSKALLAGLDRMTFYGGARVGDRTMVDALEPGLKALDAKGLDAAATAARHGAEATAAMEKAKAGRSAYVGTKLQGVVDPGAHAVAEVFAAAALHATA is encoded by the coding sequence ATGAAGCACTTTTTCAACCGCAGGGAAACGATCGTCACCGAGGCGCTGGACGGGCTGTTGCGGACTATCGGTTCCGGCGATCTCGCCCGCCTCGACGGCTATCCCGAGATCAAGGTCGTGCTGCGCGCCGACTGGGACAAGGCAAAGGTTGCGGTCGTCTCCGGCGGCGGTGCCGGGCACGAGCCGTCGCATGCCGGGTTTGTCGGCAAGGGCATGCTGACGGCGGCGGTCTCGGGCGAGATCTTTGCCTCGCCCAGCGTCGAGGCGGTCCTGGCGGCCATTCGCGCGGTGACCGGCCCGGCTGGCTGCCTGCTGATCGTCAAGAACTACACCGGCGACCGCCTCAATTTCGGCCTCGCGGCCGAGAAGGCGCGCGCCGAGGGGTTTCGCGTCGAGATGGCGATCGTCGCCGACGACATTGCCTTGCCCGATATCAACCAGCCGCGCGGCGTCGCCGGCACCTTGTTCGTGCACAAGATATCAGGCCATTTGTCGGAGACGGGAAGCGGTCTGACAGCGATCGCGACAGCGGCTCGCGCGGCGGCGAAGGACATCATCTCGCTCGGCATGTCGCTGTCGTCCTGCTCGATCCCCGGCCAGCCACATGAAGAGCGGTTCGGCGAAAATGACGGCGAACTCGGCCTCGGCATCCATGGCGAGCCGGGCGTCGAGCGCATCGCCGTGCAGAGCGCCGACAGACTTGTGGCGATCATGGCGGAGCGGCTGGCCGCGCGGCTCGACCCGAACGCCAGCCACGCGTTGCTCATCAACAATCTCGGCTCGGTGCCGCCGCTCGAAATGTCGCTGGTCGCCAATGCCGTGCTGGCCTCGCCGCTGGCCAAGACCGTGAAGCTTGCGATCGGCCCCGGACCGCTGATGACGGCGCTCAACATGAACGGTTTTTCGCTGTCGCTGATCAAGCTCGATGCGGCGCGCGAGGCAGCCTTGCTGGCGCCTGTCGGCCCACATGCCTGGATGCCGGCCAAAACCGTCGTCGCGCCGGCTATCGTGCCTATGGCGAAAGCGGCTGGAAACAGCGCAGCCCAAAGGGCCAGCCAGGATTCCGGCACCAGGCGTTTGATCATCACGGTCTGCGAACGGCTGATCGCGCTCGAAGAGACACTGAACGGGCTCGACGCCAAGGCGGGCGATGGCGATACCGGTTCGACGGTTGCGACCGGCGCGCGCAGCGTGCTGGAACGGCTCGATGCGCTGCCGCTGGCCGACCCTGCCGCCACGCTTGCGGCTATAGGCGATAGTCTGGGCGTCGCAATGGGCGGCTCCTCAGGCGTCTTGCTGTCGATCTTCTTCACGGCGGCGGCTCAGGCTTCGAACGGCGGAGCAACCCTGTCCAAGGCGCTGCTTGCCGGGCTTGACCGGATGACCTTCTATGGCGGCGCCAGGGTCGGCGACCGCACCATGGTCGATGCCTTGGAGCCGGGGCTGAAGGCGCTCGATGCCAAGGGGCTGGATGCCGCGGCTACAGCGGCACGGCACGGCGCCGAGGCGACCGCGGCCATGGAGAAGGCGAAGGCCGGGCGCTCCGCCTATGTCGGCACCAAATTGCAGGGCGTAGTCGACCCTGGCGCCCATGCCGTGGCCGAAGTGTTCGCGGCCGCCGCGCTGCATGCAACGGCCTGA
- a CDS encoding sugar ABC transporter permease — MLNRTAENVARATPEPLARKVRGISDKGLAWLFISPTILLLLAINIFPLFWAIYLSFTNFRANRPNEVVKNLGFANYQRILGDQDIWIAMQTTAHFVFWTILLQTLIGFTLAWLIDRKFRGHAFWTTIILVPMMLSPAVVGNFWRFLYEPQIGLFAYAISFVTRIPPTDIQMLSNVSLAPWSIIIVDTWMWTPYVMLICLAGLRSIPEYIYEAAEVDRASNWRQFWSITLPMALPFIMLAVLFRGIENFKMFDMVNLLTGGGPGSTTEVASITLKRQAFESWRTGYSSAFAIILFVAVFGLANIYVKALNKVKQR; from the coding sequence ATGCTCAATCGGACTGCGGAGAACGTTGCCCGGGCGACCCCGGAGCCGTTGGCCCGCAAGGTCCGGGGGATCAGCGACAAGGGCCTCGCCTGGCTGTTCATCTCGCCGACGATCCTGTTGCTCTTGGCCATCAACATCTTCCCGCTGTTCTGGGCGATCTACCTGTCCTTCACCAACTTCCGGGCGAACCGCCCGAACGAGGTGGTGAAGAACCTCGGCTTCGCCAATTACCAGCGCATCCTCGGCGACCAGGACATCTGGATCGCCATGCAGACGACGGCGCATTTCGTGTTCTGGACGATCCTGCTGCAGACGCTGATCGGCTTCACGCTGGCCTGGCTGATCGACCGCAAATTCCGCGGCCACGCCTTCTGGACGACAATCATCCTGGTGCCGATGATGCTGTCGCCGGCGGTGGTCGGCAATTTCTGGCGCTTCCTCTACGAGCCGCAGATCGGCCTGTTCGCCTACGCCATCTCGTTCGTCACCCGGATACCACCGACCGACATCCAGATGCTGTCCAACGTGTCGCTGGCGCCGTGGTCGATCATCATCGTCGACACCTGGATGTGGACGCCCTATGTCATGCTGATCTGTCTCGCCGGCCTGCGCTCCATCCCCGAATACATCTATGAAGCCGCCGAGGTCGACCGCGCGTCCAACTGGCGGCAGTTCTGGTCGATCACGCTGCCGATGGCGCTGCCCTTCATCATGCTGGCGGTGCTGTTTCGCGGCATCGAGAACTTCAAGATGTTCGACATGGTCAACCTGCTGACCGGTGGCGGGCCGGGCTCGACCACCGAGGTCGCCTCGATCACGCTGAAGCGGCAGGCGTTCGAGAGCTGGCGCACCGGATATTCCTCGGCCTTCGCCATCATCCTGTTCGTCGCGGTGTTTGGGCTGGCCAACATCTACGTCAAGGCGCTGAACAAGGTGAAGCAGAGATGA
- a CDS encoding nucleotidyltransferase family protein, translated as MLPSLAPADEKLLLTFADPEATVAIGRDVAAESLLALLANAEFHGVLPIMLRKLSEIGDAQLPADAALRQKLSELRDRSTLATGQSMLLQYHGDRIMKALAAKNVPARIVKGPVFARKLYRHAADRPFTDIDILVEPASIIEANTVIAGCGFELWSGEAQSQDLQEFKWLEKENTSLLIELHGNLVHDSGMRRRLSLGFRELQIIDGGEADTPAALLTIAIVHAAGGHKFHRLQLCVDVLQGVRALRSPADEDRLFEAARISGIELELATVLNVTGRLFDAPRAIELADRIKPGLSIFLAKWLITGDTLLGVNSRDKMHSRLRRDAFRWIQRLARPKPHSA; from the coding sequence ATGCTGCCATCTCTTGCGCCTGCCGATGAAAAACTGCTGCTGACCTTCGCCGACCCGGAGGCGACGGTTGCCATTGGCCGTGACGTTGCTGCCGAAAGCTTGCTGGCACTGCTCGCCAATGCCGAGTTCCACGGCGTGCTGCCGATCATGCTGCGCAAGCTCAGCGAGATTGGCGACGCCCAACTGCCTGCGGACGCAGCCTTGCGGCAAAAGCTGTCGGAACTGCGTGATCGCTCGACGCTGGCGACCGGCCAATCGATGCTGCTGCAATATCATGGCGACCGCATCATGAAGGCATTGGCGGCGAAAAATGTTCCGGCCCGCATCGTCAAGGGTCCGGTCTTCGCACGCAAACTTTACCGCCACGCCGCTGACCGGCCGTTCACCGACATCGACATTCTGGTCGAGCCGGCCAGCATCATTGAAGCCAACACGGTGATTGCCGGATGCGGCTTCGAGCTCTGGAGCGGCGAGGCGCAGTCGCAGGATCTGCAGGAGTTCAAGTGGCTGGAGAAGGAGAATACCAGCCTGCTGATCGAACTGCACGGCAACCTGGTGCATGATTCCGGCATGCGGCGGCGGCTGTCGCTGGGCTTTCGCGAATTGCAGATCATCGACGGCGGCGAGGCCGACACGCCGGCCGCGCTGCTGACCATCGCCATTGTCCACGCCGCCGGCGGGCACAAGTTCCACCGGCTGCAGCTTTGCGTCGATGTGCTGCAGGGCGTGCGCGCGCTGCGGTCGCCCGCGGATGAAGACCGGCTTTTCGAGGCGGCGCGCATCAGCGGCATCGAGCTCGAACTGGCGACGGTTCTCAATGTGACGGGGCGGCTGTTTGATGCACCGCGCGCGATCGAACTGGCCGACCGCATCAAGCCCGGCCTCTCGATATTTTTGGCCAAATGGCTGATCACCGGCGATACGCTGCTCGGCGTCAATTCCAGGGACAAGATGCATTCGCGCCTGCGCCGCGACGCCTTCCGCTGGATCCAGCGCCTCGCCAGGCCAAAGCCGCATTCTGCCTGA
- the dhaM gene encoding dihydroxyacetone kinase phosphoryl donor subunit DhaM yields the protein MSNVGIVIVSHSPLVAEGTADMVRQMVGDEVPLAWCGGNGHGGLGTSVEAIMGAIDKAWSEAGVAILVDLGGAETNSEMAVEMIGEPRAQKIVVCNAPIVEGAVMAATEASGGASLKEVVATAHELSPS from the coding sequence ATGAGCAATGTCGGCATCGTCATCGTCTCGCATTCCCCGCTGGTTGCCGAAGGCACGGCCGACATGGTGCGGCAGATGGTGGGCGACGAAGTGCCGCTTGCATGGTGCGGCGGAAACGGCCATGGCGGGCTCGGCACCAGCGTCGAAGCGATCATGGGCGCCATCGACAAGGCGTGGTCGGAGGCGGGCGTCGCCATACTGGTCGATCTCGGCGGCGCCGAGACCAATTCGGAAATGGCGGTGGAAATGATCGGCGAGCCGCGGGCGCAGAAGATCGTCGTCTGCAACGCGCCGATCGTCGAAGGCGCGGTGATGGCTGCGACGGAGGCGTCCGGCGGGGCCTCGCTGAAGGAAGTGGTGGCGACGGCGCATGAATTGTCGCCGTCGTGA
- the ptsP gene encoding phosphoenolpyruvate--protein phosphotransferase has protein sequence MPEPLRLQGISASAGYAEGPLFNLDGGPARYSGKATAGEEKAALEAAIASATDRLATLIETADEEAAGILEFQLAMLGDEALTGPAFAAIASGMPADMAWRQALDAEISGYETSDQDYFRARAADISDIRDRVLRALTEEQESAPPAGAILYGEDIAPTRFLETDWSTGGGIALRAGSAASHVAMLARSRGVPMVVGLGASPANPVGLALLDAEHGGIVLSPTTTEIEAFHRSSSSFVAHRDKAGVYLAKPAVTRAGTTVRVQVNIADPSEVDGIDISTCDGVGLTRTEFLFGKAPPDEETQYQAYRKVLEWAGDKPVTIRTVDAGGDKPVPGFTVEESNPFLGLRGIRLSLARPEVFRVQIRALLRAAVHGNLKVMFPMIAVAEEYQRAAALFVEEQAGLAARGIAQKMPPLGIMVEVPSVAIAPEAFADVAFFSIGSNDLTQYVMAAARDNAAVAHLNSVRHPAVLRLIGSVAAFGLRAKIPVSLCGDAGGDPASIPALLEAGLRDLSVAPAQLAMAKAAISDASV, from the coding sequence ATGCCCGAACCGCTTAGGCTGCAAGGCATTTCGGCCTCGGCCGGCTATGCCGAGGGGCCGTTGTTCAACCTTGATGGCGGCCCTGCGCGCTACTCAGGGAAGGCGACAGCCGGCGAGGAGAAGGCCGCATTGGAAGCAGCTATCGCCAGCGCGACGGACCGGCTCGCGACCCTGATCGAAACCGCCGATGAGGAGGCCGCCGGCATTCTCGAATTCCAGCTCGCCATGCTTGGGGACGAGGCACTGACCGGCCCGGCTTTTGCCGCGATCGCGTCCGGCATGCCGGCTGACATGGCCTGGCGACAGGCGCTGGACGCCGAGATCTCCGGCTACGAAACGTCAGACCAGGACTATTTCCGGGCTCGCGCCGCCGATATCAGCGATATCCGCGACCGCGTGCTGCGCGCCCTTACCGAGGAGCAGGAGAGCGCTCCACCAGCGGGCGCCATTCTCTATGGCGAGGACATCGCGCCGACGCGCTTTCTCGAGACCGACTGGAGCACCGGCGGCGGCATCGCGCTGAGGGCCGGCAGCGCCGCCAGCCACGTCGCCATGCTGGCGCGCTCGCGCGGCGTGCCGATGGTTGTGGGGCTTGGCGCGTCGCCGGCTAATCCCGTCGGTCTGGCTCTGCTCGATGCGGAGCATGGCGGTATCGTGCTTTCGCCGACCACGACCGAGATCGAAGCGTTCCACCGGTCCTCGTCCTCGTTTGTGGCACATCGAGACAAGGCCGGAGTCTATCTCGCGAAACCGGCGGTAACCCGGGCCGGGACGACAGTGCGCGTGCAGGTCAACATCGCCGATCCGTCCGAGGTCGACGGCATCGACATTTCGACCTGCGACGGGGTCGGGCTGACGCGCACCGAATTCCTGTTCGGCAAGGCGCCGCCGGACGAGGAGACGCAATACCAGGCCTATCGCAAGGTGCTGGAATGGGCAGGCGACAAGCCGGTGACCATCCGTACCGTCGATGCCGGCGGCGACAAGCCGGTGCCGGGCTTCACCGTCGAGGAGAGCAACCCGTTCCTCGGGCTGCGTGGCATCAGGCTGTCGCTGGCAAGGCCGGAGGTGTTTCGCGTACAGATCCGGGCGCTGCTGCGCGCGGCGGTGCACGGCAATCTGAAGGTGATGTTTCCGATGATCGCCGTCGCGGAGGAATACCAACGCGCCGCCGCTCTGTTCGTGGAGGAGCAGGCCGGGCTTGCCGCGCGCGGCATCGCGCAAAAAATGCCGCCGCTCGGCATCATGGTCGAGGTGCCTTCGGTGGCGATCGCGCCGGAGGCGTTCGCCGATGTCGCCTTCTTCTCGATCGGTTCGAACGATCTGACCCAATATGTAATGGCGGCTGCCCGCGATAACGCAGCCGTGGCGCATCTTAATTCTGTCCGCCATCCCGCCGTGTTGCGGCTGATCGGCTCGGTTGCCGCTTTTGGCCTGCGCGCGAAAATCCCAGTCAGCCTGTGCGGCGATGCCGGCGGCGATCCGGCATCGATCCCGGCACTGCTCGAGGCCGGCCTGCGGGATCTCTCGGTGGCTCCCGCCCAACTCGCCATGGCCAAGGCGGCCATCTCGGATGCATCGGTCTAG
- the dhaL gene encoding dihydroxyacetone kinase subunit DhaL produces MAAFDLARLITAAADTIAAHSEELTALDQAIGDGDHGLNMKRGFEALRADAEAFSAKPLPEALKAIGTKLVMTVGGASGPLFGTLFLALGKEISGEPDRANLAAAFGKAIEAVAARGKSQVGQKTMLDVLQPVQDALVEGKTAMEIADIADMAAEATVPMKATRGRASFLGDRSIGHMDAGGRSVALLVRTVAETVEGQA; encoded by the coding sequence ATGGCAGCGTTCGACCTTGCCAGGCTGATCACCGCCGCCGCGGACACGATCGCCGCTCACTCGGAAGAGTTGACCGCGCTCGACCAGGCGATCGGCGACGGTGACCATGGGCTGAACATGAAGCGCGGGTTTGAGGCCTTGCGTGCCGATGCCGAGGCGTTTTCGGCCAAGCCGCTGCCCGAGGCGCTGAAGGCGATCGGCACCAAGCTGGTGATGACGGTTGGCGGTGCATCCGGGCCGCTCTTCGGTACATTGTTCCTGGCGCTGGGCAAGGAGATTTCGGGAGAGCCGGATCGTGCCAATCTGGCGGCTGCTTTCGGCAAGGCAATCGAAGCTGTGGCCGCCAGAGGCAAATCCCAGGTCGGTCAAAAGACCATGCTCGATGTGCTGCAACCTGTGCAGGACGCGTTGGTCGAAGGAAAGACGGCCATGGAAATTGCAGATATCGCCGACATGGCTGCCGAGGCGACCGTGCCGATGAAGGCAACACGCGGTCGCGCCTCATTCCTCGGCGACCGCTCAATCGGTCATATGGATGCCGGCGGACGCTCTGTGGCGCTGCTGGTGCGGACCGTCGCCGAAACCGTCGAGGGCCAAGCATGA